One Pelobates fuscus isolate aPelFus1 chromosome 8, aPelFus1.pri, whole genome shotgun sequence genomic window carries:
- the LOC134570957 gene encoding glucagon receptor-like isoform X1, translating to MTPASLLTFLITLCYIQSEAGQVLERTIEEWIRYKDECYRQISSNPHTTGLHCNRTFDLYACWPDGTPGTITNVSCPYYLPWFQKVSHGLVLRRCGLDGNWVAVNGTHPWRDSSQCEDDYEGTRDEVVSPDLLLSFQALYTVGYSLSLLTLLSALGILTMCRKLRCTRNYIHANLFLSFALRGISVIVKDILLKKRWGMQITEVSDWEVLISNEAAIGCRMAQVVMQYCILANHYWFVVEAVYLYNLLIGAGFFEKNIYVLYMYLGWGTPVLFVVPWVTLKYMKENSECWALNDNMGYWWVIRIPILLASMINFVIFMKILKMILSKLRDNQKGYPDYKLRLAKATLTLIPLFGIHEVVFIFGTDEQTSGILHYIKVFFSLFLNSFQGFLVAVLYCFANKEVRSEFRKKWQLWRMDRTASLCFR from the exons ATGACCCCTGCATCCCTGCTCACCTTTCTCATCACCCTCTGTTATATACAG AGTGAAGCAGGTCAGGTGTTGGAGAGAACCATCGAGGAGTGGATAAGATACAAAGATGAATGCTACAGACAGATCTCCAGCAATCCACACACAACAG GGCTGCACTGTAACCGCACATTTGACTTATATGCTTGTTGGCCAGATGGAACTCCAGGAACTATCACTAATGTATCCTGTCCTTACTATTTACCCTGGTTCCAGAAAG TGAGTCATGGACTGGTATTACGACGCTGTGGGCTGGATGGAAACTGGGTTGCGGTGAATGGGACACATCCCTGGAGGGACTCATCGCAGTGCGAGGATGACTATGAAGGGACAAGAGATGAG GTTGTGTCCCCTGATTTGTTACTCAGTTTCCAAGCTCTGTACACTGTGGGCTACTCTTTGTCTTTACTGACCCTCCTATCAGCGCTGGGGATACTCACCATGTGCAG GAAGCTGCGCTGCACCAGAAATTATATCCACGCCAATCTGTTCTTATCCTTCGCCCTGCGCGGGATCTCTGTCATTGTAAAGGACATCCTACTGAAGAAACGGTGGGGAATGCAAATCACTGAGGTCTCTGATTGGGAAGTTCTGATCAGCAATGAA GCAGCGATTGGATGTCGTATGGCCCAGGTTGTAATGCAATACTGCATCTTGGCCAATCATTATTGGTTTGTGGTGGAGGCTGTATACCTGTATAATCTGCTGATTGGAGCAGGTTTCTTCGAAAAGAACATTTATGTCCTGTACATGTATCTCGGTTGGG GGACTCCGGTTCTGTTTGTGGTTCCCTGGGTGACACTGAAATACATGAAGGAAAACTCAGA ATGCTGGGCCTTAAATGACAACATGGGCTACTGGTGGGTAATCCGGATTCCTATCCTGCTGGCCTCTATG ATAAACTTTGTGATCTTTATGAAAATATTGAAGATGATCTTGTCCAAGCTGCGAGACAATCAGAAAGGGTACCCAGACTACAAGCTAAG GTTGGCCAAAGCTACACTAACACTCATTCCATTGTTTGGGATCCACGAAGTCGTGTTTATCTTTGGCACGGACGAGCAGACATCGGGTATACTacattatattaaagtattttttagcCTCTTCCTCAACTCGTTTCAG GGGTTTCTGGTAGCTGTATTATACTGTTTTGCTAATAAAGAG GTCAGGTCAGAGTTTAGGAAGAAATGGCAGTTGTGGAGGATGGACCGGACAGCCTCTCTCTGTTTTCGATGA
- the LOC134570957 gene encoding glucagon receptor-like isoform X2 — MTPASLLTFLITLCYIQSEAGQVLERTIEEWIRYKDECYRQISSNPHTTGLHCNRTFDLYACWPDGTPGTITNVSCPYYLPWFQKVSHGLVLRRCGLDGNWVAVNGTHPWRDSSQCEDDYEGTRDEVVSPDLLLSFQALYTVGYSLSLLTLLSALGILTMCRKLRCTRNYIHANLFLSFALRGISVIVKDILLKKRWGMQITEVSDWEVLISNEAAIGCRMAQVVMQYCILANHYWFVVEAVYLYNLLIGAGFFEKNIYVLYMYLGWGTPVLFVVPWVTLKYMKENSECWALNDNMGYWWVIRIPILLASMINFVIFMKILKMILSKLRDNQKGYPDYKLRLAKATLTLIPLFGIHEVVFIFGTDEQTSGILHYIKVFFSLFLNSFQPPSLPLCMRMHSETV, encoded by the exons ATGACCCCTGCATCCCTGCTCACCTTTCTCATCACCCTCTGTTATATACAG AGTGAAGCAGGTCAGGTGTTGGAGAGAACCATCGAGGAGTGGATAAGATACAAAGATGAATGCTACAGACAGATCTCCAGCAATCCACACACAACAG GGCTGCACTGTAACCGCACATTTGACTTATATGCTTGTTGGCCAGATGGAACTCCAGGAACTATCACTAATGTATCCTGTCCTTACTATTTACCCTGGTTCCAGAAAG TGAGTCATGGACTGGTATTACGACGCTGTGGGCTGGATGGAAACTGGGTTGCGGTGAATGGGACACATCCCTGGAGGGACTCATCGCAGTGCGAGGATGACTATGAAGGGACAAGAGATGAG GTTGTGTCCCCTGATTTGTTACTCAGTTTCCAAGCTCTGTACACTGTGGGCTACTCTTTGTCTTTACTGACCCTCCTATCAGCGCTGGGGATACTCACCATGTGCAG GAAGCTGCGCTGCACCAGAAATTATATCCACGCCAATCTGTTCTTATCCTTCGCCCTGCGCGGGATCTCTGTCATTGTAAAGGACATCCTACTGAAGAAACGGTGGGGAATGCAAATCACTGAGGTCTCTGATTGGGAAGTTCTGATCAGCAATGAA GCAGCGATTGGATGTCGTATGGCCCAGGTTGTAATGCAATACTGCATCTTGGCCAATCATTATTGGTTTGTGGTGGAGGCTGTATACCTGTATAATCTGCTGATTGGAGCAGGTTTCTTCGAAAAGAACATTTATGTCCTGTACATGTATCTCGGTTGGG GGACTCCGGTTCTGTTTGTGGTTCCCTGGGTGACACTGAAATACATGAAGGAAAACTCAGA ATGCTGGGCCTTAAATGACAACATGGGCTACTGGTGGGTAATCCGGATTCCTATCCTGCTGGCCTCTATG ATAAACTTTGTGATCTTTATGAAAATATTGAAGATGATCTTGTCCAAGCTGCGAGACAATCAGAAAGGGTACCCAGACTACAAGCTAAG GTTGGCCAAAGCTACACTAACACTCATTCCATTGTTTGGGATCCACGAAGTCGTGTTTATCTTTGGCACGGACGAGCAGACATCGGGTATACTacattatattaaagtattttttagcCTCTTCCTCAACTCGTTTCAG CCTCCTTCACTCCCTCTCTGCATGCGCATGCACTCTGAGACCGTTTAA